The window tccaacacttcagTAAATCATTGAGTCAAAAtaacatttacaaaactctttataaacctaaggattacctctaatcccgttgtggcaaccaacctctaatTGTTGCgataacttcaagttaactctaacttgaatacacagtgtacctaatacaattgcctctagataaagctgaaaggtacaatttaaaaagccctactacaattgaactagaataaatgacagacacttggaactgtttttctatctggttcatgtagcttcagattcgtacacttgaatcacacaagaattgcttgcaaaatccCTTGCCATTTTGTTCTCAACTCAAGTTTAACTTCAACTTTTGTGCGTgcctgtaaaatgagaacatcctgcaatatatagagttagtagaataggaaataactagagttctaatactatactcttccatggtggaagagttctagttatcttcaacttctaactcctcccttatctaggatagagttctctcgagtaaggagtccttctccttatcatttatgaAACCTTTTCGTTTaagagatatcagatataaccacttaagctcatctccttcacgtgcatacATTGTGCTTGAATTTGTTCGTGTCTGTGTACAttgtgtatggacctggttcatgtttgagttcctttgtcaatcatcaaaacaaacttcagaTGGGCCAGCAGGTTCAACTTGAGCCCTTTTTATTTTGTATGAAACGCAAAGCCTGTTTTGGTGGTTACCAATTTCATGATTCGAGTGAAATATTCCATGAAGATAACAAAAGTAGGGGTGATATTGTATCCCCCTGTCTTAGCTCCCTTCTTCCTTTTATGCATCCATATACCCCACTACATTTGATAAACATCATCTCAATAAATAAGAAATGCGAGAATTAAAAGAATCTCTGTTGGCCCaagtaagtttgttttgatgattgacaaaggaactcaagcatgaaccaggttcatacacagtgtacacagacacGAGAAAATTCGAGCACAAGGCATGAActtgaaggagataagcttaagttgttatatttgatatctcctgaacgaaaagattgcataagtgataaggaaaaggactccttactcgaagagaactctatcctagataagggaggagtaagaagttgaagataactagaactcttccaccatggaagagtatagaattagaactctagttatttcctattatattaactctatatattgcaggatgttcacATTTTAGACGTcaaagttaaacgtgagttgaaaCTAATATAGCAAggtattttgcaagcaattcctgtgtgattcaagtgtgcgaacctgaagctacatgaacaaGATAGAAGAACCAATTCCAaatgtctgtcttttattctaatttcattgtagtagggcttttgagttgtacctttcatctttatctagaagcaattgtactaGATACTTCGAGTGAAGTATTCAAGTAAGAGTTAATTTGAAGTTGTTGCAACAGCTAGAGGTTGATTTTCACAAAGGGTTAGAGATAATCCTTTGGTTTACAAATAgttttgtaaatgttgtttttggctcagtgatttagtgaagtgttggaaaaactcctactgggtagtaggtcatggttttttcGCCTTTTGAGCTAGGTATTTTctacgtaaaaatacttgtgttctttacttttagCATTTATTATTACGctacagtagtataaggaacacatagaagaaccaggtccttctataatttgTGCTTGCAAAAATGTTGCTAAGGCTTTGCAGGATGCGGACTAgatgaatgcaatgcaagatgaactcaaccaatttgaaagaagtctagtttggcatctggtaccaagaacCAAGCAcatatcagtaattggcacaaaatgggtctttagaaacaaacttgacaaagatggaacagttacaaagaacaaggcaagattggtggttcaaggatatagtcaagaggagggcatagactatgatgagacgtTTGCTCCAGATTcaagattggaagcaattagaTTTCTTATAGCCTTTACTGCctacatggaattcactctccatcagatggatgtcaagagtacCTTcttcaatggctatctaaaggaagaagtgtttgtcaaacaacctcctagatttgaaagcaaggaatgccCTGATCATGTGTAGAAGCTTGACAAGGTACTTTATGGGCTCAAACAGGCTCCAaaagcatggtatgaaagattatcaaaattcttgcttgagcatggctacaagagaggtaaaagtgacaatactttattcttgaaagaaaaaggtaaagatcacttggtagttcagatatgtgttgatgatataatctttggaggaATTACTGATAAGTTaattaaagaatttgctaaactaatggggagtatATCTGAAAtaagtatgatgggtgagctcgatttctttttaggcttacaaattaaataatatttaaatggaactatgatccattagcagaagtatgtaaaagagttgcttaaaaggtttaaaatggaagattccaaagaaattgacactcctatagcaacaaccacaaaattAGATGTAGATAAACCTGGTttatctgttgatcagaagttgtatagaaGAATGATTGGCTCcttgttatatctcactgctagcagaCCTGGCATTATTtttagtgtaggcctttgtgctagatttcatgcaaatccaaaggagtcctAGTTGACTACTATCAAGAGGATCTtaagatacctaaaaggcaccactgacctttgtctatggtatccaaaaggtagtaattttaaCTTAGTGGGATATGCAGGTGCTAATTATGTAGGTTTGCTTGTGGATAGAAaaagcacctcaggtatggcacattatcttggctcatgtcttgtgtctcgggccaccaaaaagcaaaattttgTGGTCTTATCTACTACTGAAGCTtagtatgttgttgttgctttatgttgtgctcaattgttgtggatcaaacaacaattaatggattttggaattgatgtaggttgtatccccatattttgtgataatattagtgcaattagtatgaccaagaacccggttcttCACAAAaaaactaagcacatagatgttaagCATCACTTTTTAAGGGACAACTATGAAAAGGATTTGATCActatggaattttgtgctacgGACAAGCAAATAGGTGACATCTTTACAAAatctctaagtagagatcactttgaaaggaacaagttagaattagggatgattaagatcacctacaAGGAACTAGTTCTAACTAAAAGAATGGTTagataatttgtgaattttgtacataattagattagattttgctcagtctcatactttcactagtatactcttgtgccatgtgctaaaatatctcattattctctaatgatattatctttattctcttagaaaatttagacttacacaagagatttctcaATGAAGAACCTAgttcatcaagattacttggtacgtactctccactctgtatattttgaaataattatatttggattatgatcAAAAGGATAGTCTCATTTAATCCTAACATTCCTTGAGCTTATCCATTACAAAATGAACCAGTTTCATCCAAAGAGAGTCCCAAAACGCAATAATTGCCTAGATTCTAAGGAGAGTCCTCAACGTCTTTTCAAACTACCTCCCGATTTGATTAGACTTCTGAGCTTTTGAAAAGCTATCGTTATCCAATTAAATTCTCTCGCTTTATATTTATTTGGCCTTAGATGTTTCTTCACTTCTAATTTCCAGCCGCCAACTATTACTCTAAATCTTCTCTAATCTTCTAAACACACATATATTCCTTCTACCATCATCAATGGCTAACATCTCTGAAAAACCCTCATCACCACCAAACGAATCCACACCCACAACTAAATAAACCCTACACCCAAGAAAGGATGAGTAAAGGCTATTGTTCGTAAGACAGTGACAAGGAGTGAATTATCCAAGAAGTTAGATGAACAATTGAAAGCAAGCCAGGcataaaaaccccaaaaatttgAAGAATCATTTAAGTCTACAAATGAGGGGTGACGAGCgtaaaacacaacacaaaatgtttgctcgctagtcaaagatagtatagtttaattatcgtctccatatggattggatttaaacagtattcgaataatctccagttgattactatccagaaaaattaacacttgatttgatgACCGTTACTACGGTTAACtctaaaaattaagaaaataacaatTGATCACAAAATACAGTAGACAAGCAACAAAGAATTATCAAAGAGAGGGATAAGGGTATTTGATTAGATAGTTGAAAGATTACTGACTCATGgtccaattcttgagttaatttACTCTATAATATggttgattctcacgaattcaaacGTTAATCAGATTTTACTTGAAGTTAATGTTCCTATTTTGATTAAACATTAAttcagtaattaatccaattgaagcacgGTAAATAATTGCAACAATCAAATGATGGTTATGATCTAAGGGGTAACTTCTTACGAATATTCCCTATTTTCTAGATCGATTAACAATTCAAAAGGCTCTTTTGATTATATATTTGAATCAcaaatttaaactagagcataagatgtgaagaaattcaatatcaaactcctctttcgattaagcaaaacaataaataactcacaatacaaattaaagctccatcaattaattctaacAATTATTAAGAATCGAATCCCTACTCAAGTTATCAAAACACCATATCTGTCAATACCCTAATGGAAATTACTCCATAACAATGGAGTAACAATGGAGTAATGCAtctcaaataagtttaagaacaaaGAAAACATCAATTCTAATAATTCGATACAAACTCCCGTATTGCACCGATTGCAGGTTGTAatattgatgaattcttgagtcttCTTGCCTTGGTTGGTTCTCCAATATCCCGTAGGTCAAAGGTCTCTTCAAAATcgtgttttggtgtatttataccgtgTAGAAACAAGCCCAgatgaaactaccctttcctagccgaaattgAAAATCACTTTGACAATTTTGCACAGCCGCACCGCACGCCACGCCACCCTAGGGGGCGCGCTAGtgaggaaatccagagagcttgAACTTTTCTTGTCAGACAACTTTTGCACCACCGCACCACGCCTCGCGGCACCCCATGCAGGGCGGTAGTGACTTTTTCTCAGAGTAAATTCATgtgttcactttttgatatccagacttggtccttgaCCGTCGAACGTGATCCcaacttaatttcttgggcttcttctcagacttcaaagctccaacttgttcaatTTCGTTCTAAATTACATAAATAGCTCAGAATCATTTCCTACCAGGTATAAACACATAATAAGTATAATATACTATCAattaagctcaaacacacgtaCAATACaataattagagtgcaatactatggctaaaatacgggtttctaacctaccatcaacaccccacacatagaccattgctcgtcctcgagcaatcaaactgcacTTCACCTAGGGATGACCTTTTCATTAAACAGCATCCCTAACACATCATGCCAAGAATGTTTAAAATCAACTAAGCACCTTATCATAACATCCTGACCTCAAGACTCGACTTAAAAGCACCATGCATTTTTCACAACCtattcacttactctaacacagaggtcaaagactttaccttaccttcacaagtcatgtgccctcacacaaataatagagagtagttccatatACAATAAAGTTCAAGagcaattaggaactcaagatagaaagaattcactcactctcagaaataaaattcatgcgccacagaagacgtaccatatacttgcccgtagtgtaatactctactaatttgagctcattcagtcaaggatcaagtatgacttaattttggttgtaatgtaggctgtgtGGCTGGTAAGTTACATatggatatagtgactacacctccctgagcactttaatacatgtACATTAACACATTAAACCCCACAATTGTGTTGGGCCAAGTCCCAGCCTTCACATCATATTAACACCAAGCTCTCAATTTCTTTAAGCATAGACAAAGCAAGAGTTACCACTAGCAAGGACtaattttctttataatatatacaaataccaacctttttatttttatttttctagattctgattttctcttcttctttttttcttctcaattCCCTACAAGTGGCTCTCACAACAATGTACCTTTTTCCTTTTCTATAGTTCCACTTAAAACCCAACCATACCTCCTTGTAGCTTTTAACAAGCTCAtaccaaattcaagtgctcaagagaggtcactggttcaaacagatagtcaattcaaacaacggggtcaggcttgtagtgtggttgccaaaaaaataaaaggaattaCAGGCTCAAAGAGGTTAACTAAGATGCACGGCAATTAGGCGGGTAATAGACATATAATTGGCTTAACAAAAAAATGCCTATATTACTTCCTAGACTTAACAAGACttttatttcgctttgcaaacacacgagccaagttctagacatcactaAAATGcacaaaatatcaagaaaaacctcactcacacattggcacataactcacttaggatcggatctttcccgactctctagtcaaagcagtttagCAGAGTTACGATCAAGCCATTTAAGGCACTTATCTAAGAGTCAAGAACTGAGTCTAGGCGTCATGACTAAGGCACTCACCACTCTCAAGGCATATGCAGTCAAAGGAAATCGCTTCAAATTAGCACTATGACtcaaaattatttattattataaaacaaaaaataacTACATCCGGTTTAAGTGAAACCCTTAGAAAAGAAccacggcacaaagaaaaatcacggaGAAATTATAACACTACCTAAGAAAGTAAAATAgaaataaaagacatatttttgtattttcaaatttttagatttttttgtatttttcttgttcGACTTCAAATCCCTTAAGAAGACAGTCGACGAAAGCCATTGTCGGGAAGAGTCgaaactaaataattaattactaACTATTGTAGGCCGATAGAATTCATAGTGATGATTACATACCATATTGTCTAAGAAAGCAAGAAACAAATCAAACAAAACCAACTGGCAAATAGAAAACAAGTACAAATACAATCAAATAGgagcaccccacacttaagaaatTGCATTGTCCCCTATGCAAAACAGTAAAATAAGAGTGAAAAGGGAACTCCCTAAGGCCCGTGGCCTACTCCTCATCAATACCCTCAAAAGTGCGCAGGTACTCTTCATCATCAGAGGGAACAGAGTTGGCGTCCTCATCTAGTGGCATTTGTACTCCAGCAGCTAAGCCCAACCACAGCTGCGTGAATGTGGAGAGTGCATGGTCCTCCTGCAGCTCTGCCAAGTCAACATCCCCTCCGAGCAGCGAAGGCGCATATCAGCAAATAGCAGATTCAGTGTCTCCTCAACATGAACAAATCTCTGATCTACAAGAACAACAGTAGCAGGGGTTCTGTCATAGCTGTGACATCAAAAGCCTTAAGAGGGGGCAAATCGGAATCTCACGATCATAAAACAACTCCTCCTCCATATAGTGGGTCCTCAGAAGCCGCGTGATCATGCTCATAAAATATAGGCGTCGGGCCCCAAGTGGTCATACTCAAGACATGTGCTCAAGCATAATTTTACCCAGATCAAACTTCATTCGAGTCAAGATAGCATAAATGAGGCACACCTTCAACCGGGAGACATCAGTGTCGTTCTGGGTAGGCATGATCTTTGCATTAATCAAATGAATAACGACTCTGGTGGCACACTGGAAATGGCACTTCTTCATGTCCTTGTAGAACTCATTAGCATCTTGCGTCCATGTGGAGAGAGACCCCGCGCCACACAACTTCAAGAACAACTTATGTGAATCCCAGGATTTGATTTATTACCCGAGAAAAAAATGGAATCACCACCGGAGCAATCTTGCCTCGCACCTCCATTTCATACACTGCATCTAAACCGGCCTCAGGTTGCCAGTTAGCATAAAACTTCTTAAGCATGTTCACATTCACTGACTCACTGGGATGAAACAAGCTTTCAAAACCCATATATCTGATGTTGTTGTAGATCCCCGAGTATTTCTTGGCTAGCTTACCATCATCAATGCCAACTTCGGGTCGGGATTCACCGCCGGAACAAAGGTCCGGTACCACGTCCTAGCATGAGCTGGCACAACCCGAATGCCATACTTGCAGCCTGGTACTACATCTGCATCAGGATCAATGCTCTCCTTTTCCTCCTCCACTAGAGCGGGGTGAGGTTCCTGCCTACCTCTTCGACAGATACTATAGGCAACCTCTGAGGTACTTGTGTTAGAACGTTTGCTAGGATGGCGAGACATTGTACCTACACAAAACGAACAACATTAGCCACAACACTGAAAATAATAAACAAGATCGAATGAGGTAACTACCCCCACACTTATGTTATTATCATGTTCACAAGTACAATGTATATCGGGGACTCGGACTACCCCATTGAAAGCATATCACGAGTAATCCATAACCCACCTGACCACCAACATAACCTTACAACAACATAACCACAGACTACACTAGTGTAAAAGACAAAATTAAGAAgctaaactagtaattaagaaaagAAACATAAGAAGTTAGTCTAATCCACTAGTAACAAAATTTACGATACAATACAACACTACACACGTACTTAGCATGAATCGGGCACCCCATTTAGCACCTAGCAACACATTAGTATGGGGTGGTCAATTAATTATCACTCGGGGCTAACAAATTAGTGTTTCATAACATACGAACATGACctctcaccccacacttatcatctTGCATCACATCCCACAAAGCACTTCCCTTCAACATTAGCAATACTACATAATTTTATGTCACTAAGACATTTCAACAAACACATTGTGGGCATACCTTTCACCTTCTTATTTCAATTCAAAGTGGGTTAGAATCATCATATAACCACATCAAAAATATCACTCACCACAACCACAACATTACCACATCTTTCCAATAGCACAAAGTGCACTATTTCACACAAAACTTCACCAATTTTCGGCCACTTGGGCACCCCCCACAAAGCTTCAACATAAATTAATTCCAAACACCATCAAAACACACCAACAATCACCCATAATCACAAGAACAATGAAAACCCCACACTTTTATGCAAGAATTTTGGCCAAAATGGAAAAACAATAGCTAAAAGATTAGCACA is drawn from Nicotiana tomentosiformis chromosome 12, ASM39032v3, whole genome shotgun sequence and contains these coding sequences:
- the LOC138902413 gene encoding uncharacterized mitochondrial protein AtMg00820-like, whose translation is MNAMQDELNQFERSLVWHLVPRTKHISVIGTKWVFRNKLDKDGTVTKNKARLVVQGYSQEEGIDYDETFAPDSRLEAIRFLIAFTAYMEFTLHQMDVKSTFFNGYLKEEVFVKQPPRFESKECPDHV